The following is a genomic window from Coriobacteriaceae bacterium.
CGTTCAAAGCGCTTGCGCTCACGAACGTTGAACAGCTGCTCAGTTGCTGCCATGGGCGGCTCCTTTCACGGGAAAGTTCCCGTCTTAAAAAAGCACGGCCCGCCCAAGTGGCGGCGCCGCGCTCTATCGTATTACGCTTGCATCTAGCCTACCCTGCACGACAAGCACGCAGGCGTGGCCGAAAAGCGGAACCACAGGTTGAACATTATTTGCTCAACGGCACGGGCGCGCCTGTCCGGGAGACGACGCGGCGCCGTGCACAAAAAACGACCGGAGCGCGGGGCGTCCGCGATCCGGTCGTGGCGTTCGGTCAACTAAACCTAGCAGGCAGCCATGATGGGGGCAGCGACCTGCTTCTTACGGGAGAGGACGCCCGGCATCCAGACGCCGTCGTGCTCATCGGCAATGCCCAGGCCCTTCTGAGCGGCCTCGGTCTCGCCCTCGAGCAGGACCTGCGAGCCCTCCTCCATGATGTCGGTGATGCACAGGACAATACCGTCGGCACCCTTCTCGGCGGCGTAGGCGCGCATGGCCTCGCGGATCTCGTCGATCATGCCGAGTGCGCGGGTCTTGTCGACGGTCTCGTACTGGCCGATGAGCAGCTTCTTGCCAGCGGGCTCGAACATCTTGATGTCGTTGCCGACCATCTCGACTGCGGTGAAGGAGCCGGACGGACGGGTGAGGAAGACCTCCATGCCAAACTTGACCGGGTCGACGCCCACCTGCTCGCCGAGCTTGGCGGCGACGGCGCGGTCGACATCGGTGGTGGTGGGGCTCTTGAGCATGAGCGTGTCGGTCATCATGGCCGAGAGCAGCAGCTTGGCCTGGACGTCGGAAAGCTCAACGCCGAGCACGTCGGCGAGCTTGGTGACGATGGTGCAGCTGGAGCCCCAGGGCAGGCAGATGTAGTGCAGCGGGCCGGCGGTCTCGAAGTCGCCGATGCGGTGATGATCGACAACGCCAAAGACCGTGGCGTCCTTAAGGCCGGCGACGGACTGGGCAGACTCGTTGTGGTCGGTGAGGACGACGAGCTGACCGGCCTCGACGGACTCGATCACGCGGGGCTCGGCGATGCCGGCGTCGGCGAGCAGCTTGGCGGACTCGGCCGGAAGCTGACCAAGGGCGCAGGCCTCGTAGGTGTTGCCGGCATACTCAACCTGGTTGAGCAGCTGGGACAGGACGACGGCGCTCATAATGGCGTCGTTATCGGGGTTCTGGTGGCCAAAGACAAGAACGTTTGCCATGGATATCCTCCACTTGATATGTGTACTTGGACGTAGCTATGGTAGCACGCCGATGCCGAGCCTTCGCAGACGGAAGGGCTACGGCATATTTTGGGGCAGGCATGGAGGCCAAGGCTGTCCCTTTTGCACCATGTTGGTGCAAAGTAACCTGGCCCCCTTGCACCAGCTATTTGCCGGCGGCGCGCAGGGCTACGTAAGCGGCACCGATGATGCCGGCGTCGTTGCCGAGCGAAGCGACCTTAATGGGCGTCTCGCGCGAGGCGGAGAGCGCGTACTGCTTAAAGTGCTCGCGGACCTTGTCGAGGTAGACATCGGCCGAAGCGGAAGCACCGCCGCCGATCAGGAACATCTCGGGATCGACCACGTTGGCAATAAGCGCCAGGGCGCGGCCGAGATAGTCGGCCATGGTATCGGCAGCTGCCAGCGCGAGCTTGTCACCCTCGCGGCAGGCCTGGAACACGTCCTTGGAATCAGAAGGCCCGGTGAGCTCGATGGGCTCGACGCCCGCCTTCTTGCACTCGGCAAGGTAGTTACTCACCACGCCGGTGGCGCTGGAATACTGCTCCAGATGGCCATGGCCGCCACAGCCGCAGGTGCGCTCCTCAGCCGGGTTCAGGCACATGTGGCCAATCTCGCCGCCGGCGCCCACAACGCCCGACACCACGTCGCCGTTGACGATAACGCCGCCACCCACGCCGGTACCAATGGTGACCATCACCACGTTCTGTACGCCCTTGGCAGAGCCGAGCCAGGCCTCGCCCATGGCAGCGGCGTTGGCATCGTTCTCGTATTTAACAACCGCGTCGGGGCAGTGCTCCTGAATGGCGACTCTTAGCTCGGGCAGGTTAATGGCAATGTTGGCCTTGACCTTGGCATCGCCCGATGCCGGGATGGGGCACGGAACGGCCAGGCCAATACCCGCCACAAAGGCGCGCGGAATCTGGGCCTTGGCGACCACCTGGTCGATAGCCTCGGTCACCGCGGCAAAGCCCGCGGCGTCAACGATAGGCGGCGTGGGCACGCTGGCCTTGGCCAGCAGGTTACCATCCTCGTCGAACAGGCCCTCCTTAACCGAAGTGCCGCCGACGTCGATGCCGATGTAATACTGCTTAGGTTCCATGGGAGCCCGCCTTTCTCGTTTAAACATTGCCTGTATGGTACCGCTCCCAAGGCAAAAACCTGCCAAAAAGGGACAGGTTTGTTTTGGCAGGTTTTATCTGTGAAAACGCAGGGCATGGTATTTGGTTCGTTGGGCGGTAAAACGGCTCAACCCCATCCTCGAGTCGATCAATTTGCTCAATACCACATTATTCGAATGCATATTCATTTAGAGCGCTCTAGTTTTTAAAGAGAAGCGTTTTTTAATTAAACCTTTCTCGAACTTTTCAAAAACGCAATAGGGATGCTTAGGTGTTGACTATACTTTCTTCTGTACTCAATCAAGCCGGAAAGGAGGTTCCATGATTCCCAAATACGAGGCGATAGCTGCAGATATCCGTCGAAGCATCGAGGACGGCTCCCTTAAGCCGGGCGACAAGCTACCCACCGTCGTTGAGTTCTGCGAGCTCTATAGCGTTTCCAAAATCACCGTCAAACGAGCTATCGAGCAGATCACCGAGGAGGGCCTTGTCACCAGCCGGCGCGGGTCGGGCACCTACGTTAAGGACACGGCGGGTCTCCCCGACCAGGCATTTTTCCAGGGCAAAAATGACCGCGCCCAGGGTTTTTCGCATGAGCACCGCGGGGAGAAGGTGACCTCGGTGGTCTACGATTTCTCGATCGTCAATCCGCCGGCAGAGGTTGCGACCCAGCTGGG
Proteins encoded in this region:
- a CDS encoding manganese-dependent inorganic pyrophosphatase, whose amino-acid sequence is MANVLVFGHQNPDNDAIMSAVVLSQLLNQVEYAGNTYEACALGQLPAESAKLLADAGIAEPRVIESVEAGQLVVLTDHNESAQSVAGLKDATVFGVVDHHRIGDFETAGPLHYICLPWGSSCTIVTKLADVLGVELSDVQAKLLLSAMMTDTLMLKSPTTTDVDRAVAAKLGEQVGVDPVKFGMEVFLTRPSGSFTAVEMVGNDIKMFEPAGKKLLIGQYETVDKTRALGMIDEIREAMRAYAAEKGADGIVLCITDIMEEGSQVLLEGETEAAQKGLGIADEHDGVWMPGVLSRKKQVAAPIMAAC
- a CDS encoding ROK family protein, whose amino-acid sequence is MEPKQYYIGIDVGGTSVKEGLFDEDGNLLAKASVPTPPIVDAAGFAAVTEAIDQVVAKAQIPRAFVAGIGLAVPCPIPASGDAKVKANIAINLPELRVAIQEHCPDAVVKYENDANAAAMGEAWLGSAKGVQNVVMVTIGTGVGGGVIVNGDVVSGVVGAGGEIGHMCLNPAEERTCGCGGHGHLEQYSSATGVVSNYLAECKKAGVEPIELTGPSDSKDVFQACREGDKLALAAADTMADYLGRALALIANVVDPEMFLIGGGASASADVYLDKVREHFKQYALSASRETPIKVASLGNDAGIIGAAYVALRAAGK